The following are encoded in a window of Sphingobium sp. AP49 genomic DNA:
- a CDS encoding Crp/Fnr family transcriptional regulator: MVFADFLRGRRRELLSAHDLGELEAMVTDLRTLPARKTFISRDQKVTMSTYLIEGFMCRYMDDRQGDRQLVAVHVAGDFVDLHGYPLGHLDHDLATLTACRVALVPHVALDHLVATRPALTKLLWFSTLLDAAMHREWIFRLGRLDAVARVSHFFCEIEAKLRAIGRSDGAHFTLPMTQADLGEACGITPVHMNRMLRELKDRNLLAIHRHDVEIRDLRGLARLGEFDPAYLFLDDQN; this comes from the coding sequence GCGCGGTCGCAGGCGTGAGTTGCTGAGTGCCCACGACCTTGGCGAACTTGAGGCTATGGTGACCGATCTGAGGACCTTGCCTGCCCGCAAGACCTTCATATCTCGCGATCAAAAGGTCACCATGAGCACCTATCTCATCGAAGGCTTCATGTGCCGATACATGGACGACCGGCAAGGAGACCGGCAGCTGGTTGCCGTCCATGTGGCAGGTGACTTTGTCGATCTTCATGGCTACCCGCTGGGGCATCTTGATCATGACCTCGCCACCCTGACCGCCTGTCGAGTGGCATTGGTGCCTCATGTTGCGCTCGATCATCTTGTCGCGACGCGCCCGGCACTCACAAAATTATTGTGGTTCAGCACGCTCCTCGATGCCGCCATGCATCGCGAATGGATATTTCGCCTTGGTCGTCTCGATGCGGTTGCCCGGGTCAGCCACTTCTTCTGCGAAATCGAAGCGAAATTGCGCGCGATCGGGCGAAGTGATGGGGCACATTTTACACTCCCGATGACCCAGGCTGACCTGGGGGAGGCGTGCGGGATCACACCGGTTCATATGAACCGGATGCTGCGTGAACTCAAAGATCGCAATCTCCTGGCAATCCACCGCCATGATGTTGAGATCCGTGATCTGAGAGGTCTGGCGCGGTTGGGCGAATTTGATCCTGCCTACCTGTTCCTCGACGACCAGAACTGA